DNA from Mucilaginibacter mallensis:
AGCTACGGCAAAACCATGCAGATCATCAGTTACCTGCGCGAGTACGACCTGAAAAGTAAGGGCGTTGAATCAACTGCTGATGATGGTGCTTTGATGAAAGAGTTGATGTTTAAAATATTGCACTAAACGCTGTTCGAAGTCTCTGACTTCGAACCATTATGCCTGTAGACTGCGTCTACACATCTGCATAAATTCATCTTTACAATGCCATCTCTTTTTAACATCTTTACCCCTCATAATACTTATACAAATGAACTATTGGCTTATTAAAAGTGAATCCGTAAAATATAGCCGGCAAAAGTTTAATCAGGATGGGCCATACCTATGATACGTAGAATAGTCAAATTTGTAATCGCTACTGAAGCCACTATAGTTGAATGGAAAGCCAGGAATGGCATGGATATTTTAAGGGTATCACTCGGAATTGTCTTCTTTTGGTTTGGTGTACTTAAATTCTTTCATGGCTTAAGTGCCGCGGAAGTTATAGCAGGTAAAACTATTTTAAAGCTAAGCTTTGGTTATATCAAACCAGTGGTCTCACTTCCGATACTGGCCTGCTGGGAATGTATTATTGGATTAGGCTTAATATTTAAACGCCGGTTGAGCTTTATACTGGTGCTACTTTATTTTCAGATGGCCGGTACTGCACTGCCATTATTCTTTTTCCCTGACGAAACGTGGACAACAAATTTGTTTGCACCAACTTTGCTGGGTCAGTACATTATCAAAAATATAGTGTTGCTATCTGCAGGAATACTAATCAGTACCACCGTTCAGGAAAAACGTTTGATAGCTAATGACGATAAAATCTCCAAAGAACTATCACTGCAATTACGCACTCCCAGATATAAGCGAAGATTTAAGAGGGAATCGATCAGTAACTAAGACAAGGCGCTGTCCGAAGTCTCCTGACTTCGGACTAATATGCATGTAGATTGCATCTACACGTCTGCATAAATTCATCTTTAAATTATCATCTCTTTTTAACATCTTTACTTCAATTTAATTCTGATACTAATGAACTATTGGCTTGTTAAGAGTGAACCCGTAAAATACAGCTGGCAAAAATTTAACCAGGATGGCCGTACCTTTTGGGATGGCGTGCGTAACTACCAGGCACGCAATAACCTGAAAGAAATGAAGCAAGGCGATTTGGTGCTGTTTTATCACAGCAACGAGGGTAAAGCTGTTGTAGGTATAGCCAAAGTAGCCAAAGAGTTTTACCAGGACCCAACTACCGAAGATCCAAACTGGGTAGTTGTTGACCTTGAACCGGTTGAAAGCCTGAAAAACCCGGTAACACTGGAGCAAATAAAAGCCGATACGCAATTGAAGGATATTGGCTTGGTAAGGCAAGGTCGTTTGTCGGTAATGGGACTTAAACGAGAGGAGTTTGATCGCATCATTGAGCTGGGAAGCTAAGTGCGAATATCACCCTAAATAAGTACTACATATTTGTTATAAGGGAGTATCTTCCTGTTAAATTGTGTGAAAAAATACTAATTTTAACCCAATGACTAACACATCAAGGGTTAAACCGCTTTTTTATACAGGTATATTAATAACGGGTTTGTTTTTTTCTGCCGTGCCTGCTGCAATAGCTCA
Protein-coding regions in this window:
- a CDS encoding EVE domain-containing protein, whose product is MNYWLVKSEPVKYSWQKFNQDGRTFWDGVRNYQARNNLKEMKQGDLVLFYHSNEGKAVVGIAKVAKEFYQDPTTEDPNWVVVDLEPVESLKNPVTLEQIKADTQLKDIGLVRQGRLSVMGLKREEFDRIIELGS